A window of Methanomassiliicoccus luminyensis B10 contains these coding sequences:
- a CDS encoding radical SAM protein — protein MRVEDMEAGSAYTGRLPRGCVLCRKGAKMVLLVSGRCSTGCFYCPLSLEKKGKDVLYANELKASGDEAVLKEAEMIGAEGTGITGGDPAACLDRTVHYIRLLKERFGKRHHIHLYTSSLDTKAFTALEEAGLDELRIHPAAEMWTRMEGTDIASFVKRTKMKVGFEVPALPDKEAELAALIAYARDAGLDFVNLNELEFSEGNWDRLSEKGYEVKDDISSAVRGSDETALRLVASSHGIPVHYCSSSFKDAVQLRKRIKRRAQRVALPSDVITAEGTLLKGVVEGPSEEIMALLRSEHDVPDELMRIDKEKKRVEVAPWVLEEIAPLLPYDSFLVEEYPTADRLEVEREPLRPR, from the coding sequence ATGAGGGTCGAGGATATGGAGGCGGGCTCCGCGTACACCGGCCGCCTGCCCAGGGGGTGCGTGCTGTGCCGGAAAGGGGCCAAAATGGTGCTCCTGGTGTCCGGCCGGTGCTCCACCGGCTGCTTCTACTGCCCCCTGTCCCTGGAGAAGAAGGGCAAGGACGTCCTGTACGCCAACGAGCTGAAGGCGTCCGGCGATGAGGCGGTGCTCAAGGAGGCGGAGATGATCGGGGCCGAGGGCACCGGCATAACCGGAGGGGACCCTGCAGCGTGCCTCGACCGCACCGTCCATTATATCCGGCTGCTCAAGGAGCGCTTCGGGAAGAGGCACCATATCCACCTGTATACCTCGTCCCTCGACACCAAGGCGTTCACGGCCTTGGAGGAGGCGGGCCTCGACGAGTTAAGGATCCACCCGGCCGCGGAGATGTGGACCCGGATGGAAGGGACCGATATCGCATCCTTCGTCAAGAGGACCAAGATGAAGGTGGGGTTCGAGGTGCCCGCGCTCCCGGACAAGGAAGCGGAGCTGGCGGCGCTGATCGCGTACGCCCGGGACGCCGGCCTCGATTTCGTCAACCTCAACGAGCTGGAGTTCTCGGAAGGCAACTGGGACCGGCTGAGCGAGAAAGGGTATGAGGTCAAGGACGACATCTCCAGCGCGGTGAGGGGGAGCGATGAGACGGCCCTCCGCCTGGTCGCTTCGAGCCATGGCATTCCGGTGCACTATTGCTCATCGAGCTTCAAGGACGCCGTGCAGCTGCGCAAGAGGATCAAGCGCCGAGCTCAGCGCGTGGCGCTGCCGTCCGATGTCATCACCGCCGAGGGCACGCTGCTCAAGGGAGTGGTGGAGGGGCCGTCGGAGGAGATCATGGCCCTGCTGCGCAGCGAGCATGACGTGCCGGACGAACTTATGAGAATAGATAAAGAAAAGAAAAGGGTGGAGGTGGCGCCGTGGGTCCTGGAGGAGATCGCTCCCCTCCTCCCCTACGACTCCTTCCTGGTGGAGGAGTACCCCACCGCCGATAGGCTCGAGGTCGAGCGCGAGCCGCTCAGGCCACGCTGA
- a CDS encoding NusA-like transcription termination signal-binding factor: MPAEITFTEDTLRYINLFEQVTKTRVKDCMETEEKLVFVVEPGQANRAVGKGGENVIRLKNQTGKNIQVIEYSDEPEKFIRNVFYNYNVQNVVIENRGNVVHATVTVDPKVKGRAIGKNGRNLKIARDIVNRHHNVQSISVA, translated from the coding sequence ATGCCAGCGGAAATCACTTTCACTGAGGATACCCTGAGGTACATCAACCTGTTCGAGCAGGTGACCAAGACCAGGGTGAAGGACTGCATGGAGACCGAAGAGAAGCTGGTGTTCGTGGTAGAGCCTGGCCAGGCCAACCGGGCCGTGGGCAAGGGCGGGGAGAACGTCATCCGCCTGAAGAACCAGACCGGCAAGAACATCCAGGTCATCGAGTACTCGGACGAGCCCGAAAAGTTCATCCGGAACGTGTTCTACAACTACAACGTGCAGAACGTGGTCATCGAGAACCGGGGGAACGTCGTCCATGCCACCGTAACGGTGGACCCCAAGGTCAAGGGGCGCGCCATCGGCAAGAACGGGCGCAACCTCAAGATCGCCAGGGACATCGTGAATCGGCACCACAACGTCCAGAGCATCAGCGTGGCCTGA
- a CDS encoding 50S ribosomal protein L30e: protein MIDLGRAIKAAATTGKVVYGVQQAEKAVTSGEAKMIIVAENCPSEFLRSGNHSTKVYKYEGSNMELGALCGKPFSVSALAVIDKGTSNILSL, encoded by the coding sequence ATGATAGATTTGGGAAGAGCAATCAAGGCCGCTGCGACCACCGGCAAAGTGGTCTACGGCGTGCAGCAGGCAGAGAAGGCGGTTACCAGCGGCGAGGCCAAGATGATCATTGTCGCCGAGAACTGCCCGAGTGAATTCCTCAGATCTGGAAACCACAGCACAAAGGTTTACAAGTATGAGGGGAGCAACATGGAGCTAGGGGCTCTATGCGGCAAGCCGTTCTCGGTGTCCGCCCTGGCGGTCATCGACAAGGGGACCTCCAACATCCTTTCGTTGTGA
- the rpoA2 gene encoding DNA-directed RNA polymerase subunit A'' produces the protein MARKDTQNALRKRGLDDKTVDKLLTKYASLGDVSAASVAELMDLGLSEGEAADVHKKVGKSKKEPSKKAPKAAEAAPEAEKIVFKAPDKSRAITPLEEKMNQLLADMKMKMPLRVVSDIASRIEGVDIPDAKLKEILKKSYQRYDEHQMDANESAGILAAQSIGEPGTQMTMRTFHYAGVAEINVTLGLPRLIEIVDARRVPSTPMMEVHIQPEYMGDVDVVRKVASKIEKTTLLDIADIETDIANMKVVVHPDTVKMEQKDISMEQIKERLNKDRRLRGLVNIESDHLVISSDEPSFKKLQAIVQATRDSVIQGLEGIERAILRKQGNEYVVYTAGSNLRDVLAEDKVDRTRTTTNSIQEIYDVLGVEAARNSIINEASRTLDEQGLTVDIRHIMLVADLMTNDGDVKAIGRHGISGRKSSVLARAAFEITATHLLHAALTGETDYLDGVAENIIVGQPVTLGTGAVNLVYTPKPRPKEASE, from the coding sequence ATGGCACGCAAGGACACCCAGAACGCACTGCGCAAGAGGGGCTTGGACGACAAGACCGTGGATAAGCTCCTCACTAAGTATGCCAGCCTGGGCGATGTGTCCGCGGCTTCCGTCGCGGAGCTTATGGACCTCGGCCTGAGCGAGGGAGAGGCGGCGGACGTCCATAAGAAGGTGGGCAAGAGCAAGAAGGAGCCGTCCAAGAAGGCCCCCAAGGCGGCCGAGGCCGCCCCCGAGGCCGAGAAGATAGTGTTCAAGGCCCCCGACAAGTCCCGCGCCATTACCCCGCTGGAGGAGAAGATGAACCAGCTCCTCGCGGACATGAAGATGAAGATGCCGCTGCGCGTGGTATCGGACATCGCCTCCCGCATCGAGGGCGTGGACATCCCCGACGCCAAGCTGAAGGAGATACTGAAGAAATCTTACCAGAGGTACGATGAGCACCAGATGGACGCCAACGAATCGGCTGGCATCCTGGCCGCCCAGTCCATCGGCGAGCCCGGTACCCAAATGACCATGCGTACCTTCCACTACGCCGGTGTCGCCGAGATCAACGTTACCCTCGGTCTGCCGCGTCTCATCGAGATCGTGGACGCGAGGCGCGTGCCGTCGACCCCCATGATGGAGGTGCATATACAGCCCGAGTACATGGGCGACGTTGACGTGGTCCGCAAGGTGGCGTCCAAGATCGAGAAGACCACCCTGCTGGACATCGCCGACATCGAGACCGACATCGCTAACATGAAGGTCGTCGTCCACCCCGACACGGTGAAGATGGAGCAGAAGGACATCTCCATGGAGCAGATCAAGGAGCGCCTGAACAAGGACCGGCGCCTCCGCGGCCTCGTGAACATCGAGAGCGACCACCTGGTCATCTCCTCCGATGAGCCGTCCTTCAAGAAGCTCCAGGCCATCGTGCAGGCTACCAGGGACTCTGTGATCCAGGGTCTTGAGGGCATCGAGCGGGCCATCCTGCGCAAGCAGGGGAACGAGTACGTCGTCTACACCGCCGGCTCGAACCTCCGCGACGTGCTGGCCGAGGACAAGGTGGACCGCACCAGGACGACCACCAACTCCATACAGGAGATATACGATGTCCTGGGCGTGGAAGCCGCCCGCAACTCCATCATCAACGAGGCATCAAGGACGCTGGATGAGCAAGGTCTCACCGTGGACATCCGGCACATCATGCTCGTGGCCGACCTGATGACCAACGACGGCGACGTCAAGGCCATCGGCAGGCACGGAATATCCGGTAGGAAGTCGAGCGTACTGGCCAGAGCGGCCTTCGAGATCACCGCCACCCATCTCCTGCATGCCGCTCTGACCGGAGAGACCGACTACCTGGACGGGGTGGCCGAGAACATCATTGTAGGGCAGCCGGTTACGCTGGGGACAGGTGCTGTCAACCTGGTGTACACCCCCAAGCCCAGGCCCAAGGAGGCAAGCGAATGA
- a CDS encoding DNA-directed RNA polymerase subunit A', which translates to MRGVSKRIGSIKFSTLSPDEIRRMSATKVITADTYDDDGFPIDMGLMDPHLGVIEPGLRCKTCGNKVDECPGHFGHIDLAMPVIHVGLVKEIKKLLQSTCRSCGRLLMTKEEALEKTKAMEAVEDLGGDAIDYRLMAKDLAKDASKNTVCPHCGQVQGKITLDKPTTFREDGHKLTPKEVRERLERIPDDDLPPLGIDPGSCRPEWMVLTALAVPPVTVRPSITLESGDRSEDDLTHKMVDVLRINQRLRENRDAGAPQLIVEDLWELLQYHVTTYFDNQTSGIPPARHRSGRPLKTLVQRLKGKEGRFRSNLSGKRVNFSARTVISPDPTLSINEVGVPYEAARELTVPVHVTNANIEALREMVKRGSTGPINEEKYTPGVNYVIRPDGRRMKVTDRNAESIAEGLEIGYVVERHLMDKDVVLFNRQPSLHRMSMMAHTVRVMPWKTFRFNLCVCPPYNADFDGDEMNLHVLQSDEARAEAMILMRVQEHILSPRFGGPVIGAIHDHITGTFLLTHKDPRFDKQETLNILTKVNHEGLPEPAVVEDGKEYWTGHQLFSLVLPKDFRITFKASICRNCPSCKKEDCDLDAYVKIREGKLIQGTIDEKAIGSFKGKILDKVTRDYGATAAKDFLDNVTKLAIGAIMVRGFTTGIDDEDIPAEATKQIQETLRDAVARVAELVEAYREGILEQLPGRSLDETLEVEVMKVLGRARDEAGQIAGRHLGMENSAVIMARSGARGSMLNLSQMAGCIGQQAVRGERLSRGYWNRTLPHFKKGDLGAEAKGFVQNSYKSGLTPTEFFFHSMGGREGLVDTAVRTSRSGYMQRRLINALEDLKLKQDGTVRNTADMIVQLRYGEDGVDPTRSVGGDAIDVDDILSEVLGDEADLLAKIEEKKQAGYATIEKDLMEATTAEEEELEEPEYDSGGGGED; encoded by the coding sequence ATGCGAGGCGTTTCAAAGAGGATCGGCTCTATCAAGTTCTCAACCCTTTCGCCCGATGAGATCAGGAGGATGTCCGCCACCAAGGTCATCACCGCGGACACCTACGATGACGACGGGTTCCCCATCGACATGGGCTTGATGGACCCCCACTTGGGCGTCATCGAGCCCGGCCTGAGGTGCAAGACCTGCGGCAACAAGGTGGACGAGTGCCCCGGGCACTTCGGACACATCGACCTGGCCATGCCGGTCATCCACGTCGGCCTGGTCAAGGAGATCAAGAAGCTCCTGCAGTCCACCTGCCGCTCCTGCGGCCGGCTGCTCATGACCAAGGAGGAGGCCCTGGAGAAGACCAAGGCCATGGAGGCCGTGGAGGACCTGGGCGGCGACGCCATCGACTACCGCCTCATGGCCAAGGACCTGGCCAAGGACGCTTCCAAGAACACGGTGTGCCCGCACTGCGGCCAGGTTCAGGGCAAGATCACCCTGGACAAGCCCACCACCTTCCGCGAGGACGGCCACAAGCTCACCCCCAAGGAAGTGAGGGAGCGCCTGGAGAGGATCCCTGACGACGACCTGCCCCCGCTGGGCATCGACCCCGGCTCCTGCCGCCCCGAGTGGATGGTGCTGACCGCTCTGGCAGTGCCCCCCGTTACCGTTCGTCCGTCCATCACCCTGGAGTCCGGCGACCGGTCCGAGGACGACCTCACCCACAAGATGGTGGACGTCCTGAGGATCAACCAGAGGCTCAGGGAGAACCGTGACGCCGGCGCGCCCCAGCTCATCGTGGAAGACCTGTGGGAGCTGCTGCAGTACCACGTCACTACCTACTTCGACAACCAGACCTCCGGCATCCCGCCGGCCAGGCACCGTTCCGGCCGACCCCTCAAGACCCTCGTGCAGAGGCTGAAGGGGAAGGAGGGGAGGTTCCGTTCCAACCTGTCCGGTAAGAGGGTCAATTTCTCCGCCCGTACCGTCATCTCGCCCGATCCGACGCTGTCCATCAACGAGGTCGGCGTTCCCTACGAGGCCGCCCGCGAACTCACCGTGCCGGTCCACGTGACCAACGCGAACATCGAGGCGCTGAGGGAGATGGTGAAGCGCGGCAGCACCGGGCCGATCAACGAGGAGAAGTACACCCCCGGGGTCAACTACGTCATCAGGCCCGACGGCCGCAGGATGAAAGTGACCGACAGGAACGCCGAGTCCATCGCGGAAGGCCTGGAGATAGGCTATGTGGTGGAGAGGCATCTCATGGACAAGGACGTGGTGCTGTTCAATCGGCAGCCCTCGCTGCACAGGATGTCCATGATGGCCCACACCGTTAGGGTGATGCCCTGGAAGACCTTCAGGTTCAACCTCTGCGTGTGCCCGCCCTACAACGCCGACTTCGACGGCGACGAGATGAACCTGCACGTGCTGCAGAGCGATGAGGCCAGGGCCGAGGCCATGATCCTCATGAGAGTGCAGGAGCATATTCTGTCCCCCAGGTTCGGAGGACCGGTCATCGGCGCCATCCACGACCACATCACCGGGACGTTCCTCCTGACGCACAAGGACCCCCGCTTCGACAAGCAGGAGACCCTCAACATCCTGACCAAGGTGAACCACGAAGGGCTCCCGGAGCCGGCGGTGGTGGAGGACGGAAAGGAGTACTGGACCGGCCACCAGCTGTTCTCGCTGGTGCTCCCCAAGGACTTCCGCATCACCTTCAAGGCGTCCATCTGCCGCAACTGCCCCTCCTGCAAGAAGGAGGACTGCGACCTTGACGCCTACGTCAAGATCAGGGAAGGCAAGCTGATCCAGGGGACCATCGACGAGAAGGCCATCGGATCGTTCAAGGGCAAGATCCTGGACAAGGTGACCCGCGACTACGGCGCCACCGCGGCCAAGGACTTCCTGGACAACGTGACCAAGCTGGCCATCGGAGCCATCATGGTCCGCGGCTTCACCACCGGCATCGACGACGAGGACATTCCCGCGGAAGCTACCAAGCAGATCCAGGAGACCCTGCGCGACGCCGTGGCCAGGGTCGCCGAGCTGGTCGAGGCGTACCGCGAGGGCATACTCGAGCAGCTGCCCGGGCGGTCTCTCGACGAGACCCTCGAGGTGGAGGTCATGAAGGTGCTGGGCCGGGCTCGTGACGAGGCCGGTCAGATCGCCGGCCGCCACCTGGGCATGGAGAACTCCGCCGTCATCATGGCGCGTTCCGGCGCCAGGGGCTCCATGCTTAACCTGTCCCAGATGGCCGGCTGCATCGGACAGCAGGCCGTCCGTGGCGAGAGGCTGTCCAGGGGCTACTGGAACCGGACCCTGCCGCACTTCAAGAAGGGCGACCTGGGCGCCGAGGCCAAGGGCTTCGTGCAGAACTCCTACAAGAGCGGGCTGACCCCCACCGAGTTCTTCTTCCACTCCATGGGTGGACGCGAAGGTCTCGTCGATACCGCGGTCAGGACGTCCCGTTCCGGCTACATGCAGCGCCGTCTGATCAACGCGCTGGAGGACCTCAAGCTGAAGCAGGACGGCACCGTCCGCAACACCGCGGACATGATCGTCCAGCTGAGGTACGGCGAGGACGGTGTGGACCCCACCCGATCGGTGGGCGGCGACGCCATAGACGTCGACGACATCCTCTCCGAGGTGCTGGGCGACGAGGCCGACCTCCTCGCCAAGATCGAGGAGAAGAAGCAGGCCGGGTACGCCACCATCGAGAAGGACCTCATGGAAGCGACCACTGCCGAGGAAGAAGAGCTGGAGGAGCCTGAGTACGACTCCGGCGGCGGAGGTGAGGATTAA
- a CDS encoding DNA-directed RNA polymerase subunit B — MRDLIELYFKDRSIVNHHISSFNDFLSTLDNPNSRMQKIVDNLRVSADDIDRGIIRLDPDRTEGRIVEIRVGRRRDEKTGNVDPQARPTVHVQLPVVREANGATHPLTPMEARLRNLNYLAPIFLDFTIIEDGIEKEPERVHLGDLPVMLRSKRCNLFKENMEEERELTDDEYRQKLMEASEDPADPGGYFIIGGTERVLISLEDLAPNRVMVEYNERYGTQLEVAKVFSQKEGYRALTLVEKKKDGILMVTVPAASGQIPLVALMKALGMENDKDIYEAIVSVPEMANIVYANIEECHDKKLYPPNGIFTTEDAITYLERKFATGQAKEYREKKVESIIDRSLLPHLGDTKEDRVKKAYFLGRIARSVLELSIGMRKEDDKDHYANKRLKLSGDLMEDLFRVAFTNLMKDLKYQLERSFARKKDLRIASAIRPDLLTHRLLHALATGNWVGGRAGVSQLLDRTSNMSTLSHLRRVTSSLTRSQPHFEARDLHPTQWGRLCPNETPEGQNCGLVKNAALIIDVSEGFREEDVQWLLRDRGVVEVKAGELRSGAKVYVNGDLVGNVDNPRVLVQEVRAGRRQGLLSNEINIRYDEEMGEVIINCDEGRLRRPLLVVQEGRTALVRKHIEDIREGRLKWADLLRDGVMEWIDAEEEEDTFIAVDPYDPPERCINCGRALSPTDVDWMNPGTESTDAVLKCKHCSADMSVPLLLNKEHTHMEVDPMVILGVAAGVVPYPEHDSSPRVTMGSGMAKQSLGLSCTNYRKRPDTRGHLLHYPQKPMVQTKPMDFVAFNERPAGQNFVVAVISFHGYNMEDALILNRASVERGLGRSTFMRTYRAEERRYPGGQEDHFEIPSPDVRGARADLSYANLGEDGLISPETRVSGGDVLVGKTSPPRFLEEETDFLTPQKRRETSITIRPGESGWVDSVMLTESENGSRLVKVKVRDERIPELGDKFASRHGQKGVIGLIVPQEDMPFTADGVTPDLVINPHAIPSRMTVAHVLEMIGGKVGAMEARSVDGTPFSGEKEEAIRESLVRNGFKHTGKEVMYDGQTGKLIEANIFTGVIYYQKLHHMVSGKMHVRSRGPVQILTRQPTEGRSRQGGLRFGEMERDCLIGHGAAMVIKDRLLDESDGTFLYVCGNGNCGHIAMMDRRGAIRCPVCGNNTNVHLVQTSYAFKLLLDELLSLGVVMRLQLEDLR, encoded by the coding sequence TTGCGTGATCTGATAGAACTTTATTTCAAGGACAGGAGTATAGTCAACCATCATATATCCAGCTTCAACGACTTCCTTTCCACCCTGGACAACCCCAACAGCCGGATGCAGAAGATCGTGGACAACCTGAGGGTATCGGCGGACGACATCGACCGCGGGATCATCAGGCTGGACCCCGACCGCACCGAGGGGCGCATCGTGGAGATCCGCGTGGGACGCCGCAGGGACGAGAAGACCGGGAACGTGGACCCCCAGGCCCGCCCGACTGTCCATGTGCAGCTCCCGGTGGTCAGGGAGGCCAACGGGGCCACCCATCCCCTGACGCCCATGGAGGCGAGGCTGAGAAACCTCAACTACTTGGCGCCGATATTCTTAGATTTCACTATTATAGAGGACGGCATCGAGAAGGAGCCCGAGAGGGTTCACCTCGGCGACCTCCCGGTCATGCTGCGCTCCAAGCGCTGCAACCTGTTCAAGGAGAACATGGAAGAGGAGAGGGAGCTGACCGATGACGAGTACAGGCAGAAACTGATGGAGGCCAGCGAGGATCCCGCGGACCCCGGCGGCTACTTCATCATCGGCGGCACCGAGAGGGTGCTGATATCCCTCGAGGACCTCGCCCCCAACAGGGTCATGGTCGAGTACAACGAGCGCTACGGGACCCAGCTGGAAGTGGCCAAGGTCTTCTCCCAGAAGGAAGGGTACCGCGCCCTGACCCTGGTAGAGAAGAAGAAGGACGGCATCCTTATGGTCACCGTCCCCGCCGCCTCCGGCCAGATCCCCCTGGTCGCCCTGATGAAGGCGCTGGGCATGGAGAACGACAAGGACATCTACGAGGCCATTGTCAGCGTGCCCGAGATGGCCAACATCGTGTACGCCAACATCGAGGAGTGCCACGACAAAAAGCTCTACCCGCCCAACGGCATATTCACCACCGAGGACGCCATCACCTACCTGGAGCGCAAGTTCGCTACCGGCCAGGCCAAGGAGTACAGGGAGAAGAAGGTCGAGTCGATCATCGACCGCTCCCTGCTGCCCCACCTCGGAGATACGAAAGAAGACAGGGTCAAGAAGGCCTATTTCCTCGGCAGGATCGCCCGCTCGGTCCTGGAACTGAGCATCGGCATGAGGAAGGAGGACGACAAGGACCACTATGCCAACAAGAGGCTGAAGCTCTCCGGGGACCTGATGGAAGACCTGTTCCGGGTCGCCTTCACCAACCTGATGAAGGACCTGAAGTACCAGCTGGAGAGGAGCTTCGCTCGCAAGAAGGACCTGCGCATCGCCTCGGCCATACGGCCCGATCTGCTGACGCACCGCCTCCTGCACGCTCTGGCCACTGGCAACTGGGTCGGCGGCAGGGCCGGCGTATCGCAGCTGCTGGACCGGACGTCCAACATGAGCACCCTGTCCCACCTGAGGAGGGTGACCTCATCCCTTACTCGGTCCCAGCCTCACTTCGAGGCTCGTGACCTGCACCCCACCCAGTGGGGCCGCCTTTGCCCCAACGAAACGCCAGAAGGTCAGAACTGCGGCCTGGTGAAGAACGCCGCGCTGATCATCGACGTGTCCGAAGGGTTCCGCGAGGAGGACGTGCAGTGGCTGCTCCGCGACCGCGGGGTCGTGGAAGTGAAGGCCGGCGAGCTCCGCTCCGGGGCCAAGGTATACGTCAACGGGGACCTGGTAGGCAATGTCGATAACCCGCGGGTCCTGGTCCAGGAGGTCCGCGCCGGACGGAGGCAGGGCCTTTTGTCCAACGAGATCAACATCCGCTACGACGAGGAGATGGGTGAGGTCATCATCAACTGCGACGAGGGCCGCCTGAGAAGGCCGCTGCTGGTCGTCCAGGAAGGCAGGACCGCCCTGGTCCGCAAGCACATCGAGGACATCCGCGAGGGCCGCCTGAAGTGGGCGGACCTGCTGCGCGACGGGGTCATGGAGTGGATCGACGCCGAGGAGGAAGAGGATACCTTCATCGCCGTGGACCCTTACGATCCGCCGGAGAGGTGCATCAACTGCGGACGCGCCCTTTCGCCTACTGACGTTGACTGGATGAACCCCGGCACCGAGAGCACCGATGCCGTCCTGAAGTGCAAGCACTGCAGCGCCGACATGTCGGTGCCGCTGCTGCTCAACAAGGAGCACACCCATATGGAGGTCGACCCCATGGTCATTCTGGGAGTGGCGGCCGGCGTGGTCCCGTACCCCGAGCACGACTCCTCCCCTAGAGTTACGATGGGGTCCGGCATGGCCAAGCAGTCGCTGGGCCTCAGCTGCACCAACTACCGGAAGAGGCCCGACACCCGCGGCCACCTCCTGCACTACCCGCAGAAGCCGATGGTGCAGACAAAGCCCATGGACTTCGTGGCGTTCAACGAGAGGCCGGCCGGCCAGAACTTCGTGGTCGCGGTCATCTCCTTCCACGGGTACAACATGGAAGATGCTCTCATCCTGAACAGGGCCTCGGTGGAGAGAGGCCTCGGACGATCGACCTTCATGAGGACCTACCGCGCCGAGGAGCGCCGATACCCCGGTGGCCAGGAGGACCACTTCGAGATCCCCTCCCCCGATGTGCGCGGTGCGAGAGCGGACCTGTCCTACGCCAACCTGGGCGAGGACGGCCTCATCTCCCCGGAGACCAGGGTCTCCGGCGGCGACGTGCTGGTCGGCAAGACCTCCCCGCCGAGGTTCCTGGAGGAGGAGACGGACTTCCTCACTCCCCAGAAGAGGAGGGAGACGTCCATTACCATCAGGCCCGGCGAGAGCGGCTGGGTCGATTCGGTCATGCTGACCGAATCGGAGAACGGCTCCCGCCTGGTCAAGGTGAAAGTGCGTGACGAGAGGATCCCCGAGCTGGGCGACAAGTTCGCGTCCAGGCACGGGCAGAAGGGCGTCATCGGGCTCATCGTCCCGCAGGAGGACATGCCCTTCACCGCTGACGGCGTAACGCCAGATCTGGTCATCAACCCCCACGCCATCCCGTCCCGTATGACCGTCGCCCACGTCCTGGAGATGATCGGCGGCAAGGTCGGCGCGATGGAAGCGAGGTCCGTCGACGGCACCCCCTTCTCCGGCGAGAAGGAGGAAGCCATCAGGGAATCGCTGGTCCGCAACGGGTTCAAGCACACCGGCAAGGAGGTCATGTACGACGGCCAGACCGGCAAGCTGATCGAGGCCAACATATTCACCGGCGTGATCTACTACCAGAAGCTGCACCACATGGTGTCTGGAAAGATGCATGTCCGGTCCCGCGGGCCGGTGCAGATCCTCACCAGGCAGCCTACCGAGGGCCGTTCCAGGCAGGGCGGTCTGAGGTTCGGCGAGATGGAGAGGGACTGCCTCATCGGCCACGGCGCGGCGATGGTCATCAAGGACCGTCTGCTGGACGAGTCCGACGGCACCTTCCTATATGTGTGCGGGAACGGCAACTGCGGCCACATCGCCATGATGGACCGCAGGGGAGCGATACGCTGCCCGGTGTGCGGCAACAATACCAACGTGCATCTGGTGCAGACCAGCTATGCGTTCAAGCTCCTTCTGGACGAGCTGCTGTCACTTGGCGTTGTCATGCGCCTTCAACTGGAGGACCTAAGATGA
- a CDS encoding DNA-directed RNA polymerase subunit H, with protein sequence MAESDLNVLEHDLVPEHHLLSAEEAEKVLAELKITKDQLPKIRRGDACIRLLEKIHGPINEGRIIKIVRRSATAEAFVVYRLVIKEVKG encoded by the coding sequence TTGGCGGAATCCGATCTAAATGTCTTAGAGCACGATTTGGTACCGGAGCATCATTTGCTCTCCGCGGAAGAGGCCGAGAAGGTCTTGGCCGAGCTCAAGATCACTAAGGACCAGCTCCCCAAGATCAGAAGAGGGGACGCCTGCATCCGTTTGCTGGAGAAGATCCACGGCCCCATCAACGAGGGCAGGATCATCAAGATCGTAAGGCGCAGCGCCACGGCCGAGGCGTTCGTCGTCTACCGGCTTGTAATCAAGGAAGTTAAGGGGTGA